A genomic window from Zalophus californianus isolate mZalCal1 chromosome 13, mZalCal1.pri.v2, whole genome shotgun sequence includes:
- the NOTCH1 gene encoding neurogenic locus notch homolog protein 1 isoform X2 has protein sequence MPPLLAPLLCLALLPALAARGLRCSQPSESCLNGGKCEVFPNGTEACVCSGAFVGQRCQAPSPCLSAPCKNAGTCHVVDRGGLVDYACTCRLGFSGPLCLTPQDNACLSTPCRNGGTCDLLTLTEYKCRCPPGWSGKTCQQADPCASNPCANGGQCLPFEASYICGCPPGFHGPTCRQDVNECSQNPRLCQNGGTCHNEVGSYRCTCRTTHTGPHCELPYVPCSPSPCQNGGTCRPTGDTTHECACLPGFTGQNCEENVDDCPSNNCKNGGACVDGVNTYNCRCPPEWTGQYCTEDVDECQLMPNACQNGGTCHNSHGGYNCVCVNGWTGEDCSENIDDCASAACFHGATCHDRVASFYCECPHGRTGLLCHLNDACISNPCNEGSNCDTNPVNGKAICTCPSGYTGPACSQDVDECSLGANPCEHAGKCINTLGSFECQCLQGYTGPRCEIDVNECISNPCQNDATCLDQIGEFQCICMPGYEGVHCEVNTDECASSPCLQNGRCLDKINEFLCECSTGFTGHLCQYDVDECASTPCKNGAKCLDGPNTYTCVCTEGYTGPHCEVDIDECDPDPCHYGVCKDGVATFTCLCRPGYTGHHCESNINECHSQPCRHGGTCQDRDNAYLCSCLKGTTGPNCETNLDDCVSSPCDSGTCLDKIDGYECACEPGYTGSMCNVNIDECAGNPCHHGGTCEDGVNSFTCRCPEGYHGPTCLSEVNECSSDPCIHGACRDSLNGYKCNCDPGWSGANCDVNNDECESNPCANGGACRDMTSGYVCTCREGFSGPNCQTNINECASNPCLNQGSCIDDVAGYKCNCPLPYTGATCEVVLAPCAPGPCRNGGVCKESEDYESFSCVCPTGWQGQTCEVDINECVKSPCRNGASCQNTNGGYRCRCRAGYTGHNCETDVDDCWPNPCHNGGSCTDGINTAFCDCLPGFRGAFCEEDINECASNPCRHGANCTDCVDSYTCTCPTGFSGIHCENNTPDCTESSCFNGGTCVDGINSFTCLCPPGFTGSYCQHDINECDSRPCLHGGTCQDSYGAYKCTCPQGYTGLNCQSLVRWCDSSPCKNGGRCWQTNTRYRCECHSGWTGLYCDVPNVSCEVAAQRQDINVTHLCRNGGLCMDAGNTHHCRCQAGYTGSYCEDQVDECSPSPCQNGATCTDYPGGYSCECVAGYHGVNCSEEINECVSQPCQNGGTCIDLTNTYKCSCPRGTQGVHCEVNVDDCSPPIDPVSRGPKCFNNGTCVDQVGGYSCTCPPGFVGERCEGDVNECLSNPCDARGTQNCVQRVNDFYCECRAGHTGRRCESVINGCKGRPCQNGGTCAVASNTARGFICKCPAGFEGATCENDARACGSRRCLNGGTCISGPRSPTCLCLGAFTGPECQFPAGSPCVGGNPCYNQGSCEPTAESPFYRCLCPAKFNGLLCHILDYSFGGGLGLDIPPPQIEEACELPECREEAGNKVCSLACNNHACGWDGGDCSLNFNDPWQNCSQSLQCWKYFSNGRCDSQCNSVGCLFDGFDCQRVEGQCNPLYDQYCKDHFGDGHCDQGCNSAECEWDGLDCAEHMPERLAAGALVLVVLTPPAQLRNNSLHFLRELSRLLHTNVVFKRDAHGQPMIFPYYGHEEELRKHPIKRAADGWAAPGALLDRVEAALLPRGGAGRRRRELDPMDIRGSIVYLEIDNRQCVQSSSQCFQSATDVAAFLGALASLGSLNIPYKIEAVQSETVEPPPPPQLHFMYVAVAAFVLLFFVGCGVLLSRKRRRQHGQLWFPEGFKVSEASKKKRREPLGEDSVGLKPLKNASDGALMDDNQNEWGDEDLEAKKFRFEEPVVLPDLDDQTDHRQWTQQHLDAADLRVSAMAPTPPQGEADADCMDVNVRGPDGFTPLMIASCSGGGLETGNSEEEEDAPAVISDFIYQGASLHNQTDRTGETALHLAARYSRSDAAKRLLEASADANIQDNMGRTPLHAAVSADAQGVFQILIRNRATDLDARMHDGTTPLILAARLAVEGMLEDLINSHADVNAVDDLGKSALHWAAAVNNVEAAIVLLKNGANKDMQNNKLLDPGIPESPAGGDTPVPGCSGGQLRDSQGAAGPLRQPGHHRPHGPPASRHRSGAYAPRHRAAAG, from the exons TTGCAGCGGGGCCTTTGTGGGCCAGCGATGCCAGGCGCCCAGCCCCTGTCTCAGCGCCCCCTGCAAGAACGCCGGGACATGCCACGTGGTGGACCGCGGAGGCCTGGTGGACTACGCCTGCACCTGCCGCCTGGGATTTTCCGGGCCCCTCTGCCTGACGCCCCAAGACAACGCCTGCCTCTCCACCCCGTGTCGCAACGGGGGCACCTGTGACCTGCTCACGCTCACCGAGTACAAGTGCCGCTGCCCCCCGGGCTGGTCAG GGAAGACGTGCCAGCAGGCCGACCCATGCGCCTCCAACCCCTGTGCCAATGGCGGCCAGTGCCTGCCCTTTGAGGCCTCGTACATCTGTGGCTGCCCACCCGGCTTCCACGGCCCCACCTGCAGGCAGGACGTGAATGAGTGCAGCCAGAACCCCAGGCTCTGCCAGAACGGGGGCACCTGCCACAACGAGGTCGGCTCCTACCGCTGCACCTGCCGCACCACCCACACTGGCCCCCACTGCGAGCTGCCCTACGtgccctgcagcccctccccctgccagaaTGGGGGCACCTGCCGCCCCACGGGGGACACCACCCACGAGTGCGCCTGTCTGCCAG GCTTCACTGGCCAGAACTGTGAGGAGAACGTGGACGACTGTCCCAGCAACAATTGCAAGAACGGAGGTGCTTGTGTGGACGGCGTGAACACCTACAACTGCCGCTGTCCCCCAGAGTGGACAG gtCAGTACTGCACCGAGGACGTGGACGAGTGCCAGCTCATGCCCAACGCCTGCCAGAACGGCGGCACGTGCCACAACAGCCACGGCGGCTACAACTGCGTGTGCGTCAACGGCTGGACAGGCGAGGACTGCAGCGAGAATATCGACGACTGCGCCAGTGCCGCCTGCTTCCACGGCGCCACCTGCCACGACCGCGTGGCCTCCTTCTACTGCGAGTGTCCCCATGGCCGCACGg GCCTGCTGTGCCACTTGAACGACGCCTGCATCAGCAACCCTTGCAACGAGGGCTCCAACTGCGACACCAACCCTGTGAACGGCAAAGCCATCTGCACTTGCCCCTCGGGGTACACGGGGCCGGCCTGCAGCCAGGATGTGGACGAGTGCTCGCTGG GTGCCAACCCCTGTGAGCACGCGGGCAAGTGCATCAACACGCTGGGCTCCTTTGAGTGCCAGTGTCTACAAGGCTACACCGGCCCCCGTTGTGAGATCGACGTCAACGAGTGCATCTCGAACCCGTGTCAGAATGATGCCACCTGCCTGGACCAGATCGGGGAGTTCCAGTGCATCTGCATGCCTG gctacGAGGGCGTGCACTGTGAGGTCAACACGGACGAGTGTGCCAGTAGCCCCTGTCTCCAGAACGGCCGCTGCCTGGACAAAATCAACGAGTTTCTGTGCGAGTGCTCCACAG GCTTCACCGGACATCTGTGTCAGTATGACGTGGACGAGTGTGCAAGCACGCCCTGCAAGAACGGCGCCAAGTGCTTGGACGGGCCCAACACCTACACCTGCGTGTGCACAGAAG GCTACACGGGGCCGCACTGCGAGGTGGACATCGACGAGTGTGACCCTGATCCGTGCCACTATGGGGTGTGCAAGGATGGGGTGGCCACCTTCACCTGCCTGTGCCGGCCGGGCTACACAGGTCACCACTGTGAGAGCAACATCAACGAATGCCACAGTCAGCCCTGCCGGCATGGCGGCACCTGCCAGGACCGCGACAACGCCTATCTCTGCTCCTGCCTCAAGGGGACCACAG GACCCAACTGTGAGACAAACCTGGACGACTGCGTCAGCAGCCCCTGCGACTCGGGCACGTGCCTGGACAAGATCGACGGCTATGAGTGTGCGTGCGAGCCCGGCTACACGG GGAGCATGTGCAACGTGAACATCGACGAGTGCGCGGGCAACCCCTGCCACCACGGGGGTACCTGTGAGGATGGTGTCAACAGCTTCACATGCCGCTGCCCCGAGGGCTACCACGGCCCCACGTGCCTGTCCGAGGTCAACGAGTGTAGCAGTGACCCCTGCATCCACGGGGCCTGCCGGGACAGCCTCAACGG GTACAAGTGTAACTGTGACCCTGGGTGGAGTGGGGCCAACTGTGACGTGAACAACGATGAGTGTGAGTCCAACCCGTGTGCGAATGGCGGCGCCTGCCGAGACATGACCAGCGGCTACGTGTGCACCTGCCGCGAGGGCTTCAGTG GCCCCAACTGCCAAACCAACATCAATGAGTGTGCATCCAACCCATGCCTGAACCAGGGCTCGTGCATCGATGACGTGGCCGGGTACAAGTGCAACTGTCCACTGCCCTACACAG GAGCCACATGTGAGGTGGTGCTGGCCCCGTGCGCCCCTGGGCCCTGCAGAAACGGGGGCGTGTGTAAAGAGTCCGAGGACTATGAGAGTTTCTCCTGCGTCTGCCCCACGGGCTGGCAAG gaCAGACCTGCGAGGTCGACATTAACGAGTGTGTAAAGAGCCCGTGCCGCAATGGTGCCTCGTGCCAGAACACCAACGGCGGTTACCGCTGCCGCTGCCGCGCGGGCTACACGGGGCACAACTGCGAGACGGACGTGGACGACTGCTGGCCAA ACCCGTGCCACAATGGCGGTTCCTGCACTGATGGCATCAACACAGCTTTCTGCGACTGCCTGCCCGGCTTCCGGGGAGCCTTCTGCGAGGAGGACATCAACGAGTGTGCCAGCAACCCGTGCCGCCACGGCGCCAACTGCACAGACTGCGTGGACAGCTACACGTGCACCTGCCCCACGGGCTTCAGCGGGATCCACTGTGAGAACAACACGCCTGACTGCACAGAGAG CTCTTGCTTTAACGGAGGCACCTGTGTGGACGGCATCAACTCCTTCACCTGCCTGTGTCCGCCGGGCTTCACGGGCAGCTACTGCCAGCATGACATCAACGAGTGCGACTCGCGGCCCTGCCTGCACGGTGGCACCTGCCAAGACAGCTACGGGGCCTACAAGTGCACCTGCCCGCAGGGCTACACGGGCCTCAACTGCCAG AGCCTCGTGCGCTGGTGCGACTCCTCGCCCTGCAAGAACGGTGGCAGGTGCTGGCAGACCAACACGCGGTACCGCTGCGAGTGCCACAGCGGCTGGACCGGCCTCTACTGCGACGTGCCCAACGTGTCCTGTGAGGTGGCCGCTCAGCGGCAAG ACATCAACGTCACCCACCTGTGCCGGAACGGGGGCCTCTGCATGGACGCAGGCAATACCCATCATTGCCGTTGCCAGGCAGGCTACACGGGCAGCTACTGCGAGGACCAGGTGGACGAGTGCTCACCCAGCCCCTGCCAGAATGGGGCCACCTGCACCGACTACCCGGGTGGCTACTCCTGTGAG TGCGTGGCCGGGTACCACGGGGTGAACTGCTCCGAGGAGATCAACGAGTGTGTGTCGCAGCCATGCCAGAACGGGGGCACCTGCATCGACCTCACCAACACCTACAAGTGCTCCTGTCCCCGGGGCACACAGG GCGTGCACTGTGAGGTCAACGTGGACGACTGCAGTCCCCCCATCGACCCCGTCTCCCGGGGCCCCAAGTGCTTTAACAACGGCACCTGCGTGGACCAGGTGGGCGGCTACAGCTGCACCTGTCCACCCGGCTTCGTGGGCGAGCGCTGTGAGGGCGATGTGAATGAGTGCCTGTCCAACCCCTGTGACGCCCGTGGCACCCAGAACTGCGTGCAGCGTGTCAATGACTTCTACTGCGAGTGCCGCGCAGGCCACACCG GCCGCCGCTGTGAGTCGGTCATCAACGGCTGCAAAGGCAGGCCCTGCCAGAACGGGGGCACCTGCGCCGTGGCCTCCAACACAGCCCGCGGGTTCATCTGCAAGTGCCCCGCG GGCTTCGAGGGCGCCACGTGTGAGAACGATGCACGCGCCTGTGGGAGCCGGCGCTGCCTCAATGGCGGCACGTGCATCTCAGGCCCGCGCAGCCCCACCTGCCTGTGCCTGGGCGCCTTCACCGGCCCCGAGTGCCAGTTCCCGGCTGGCAGCCCCTGCGTGGGCGGGAACCCCTGTTACAACCAGGGCAGCTGTGAGCCCACCGCCGAGAGCCCCTTCTACCGCTGCCTGTGCCCTGCCAAGTTCAACGGGCTCCTGTGCCACATCCTGGACTACAGCTTCGGGGGCGGCCTGGGCCTCGACATCCCGCCGCCGCAGATCGAGGAGGCGTGCGAGCTGCCCGAGTGCCGCGAGGAGGCGGGCAACAAGGTGTGCAGCCTGGCCTGCAACAACCATGCGTGCGGCTGGGACGGCGGCGACTGCTCGCTCAACTTCAACGACCCCTGGCAGAACTGCTCACAGTCACTGCAGTGCTGGAAATACTTCAGCAACGGCCGCTGCGACAGCCAGTGCAACTCTGTGGGCTGCCTGTTCGATGGCTTCGACTGCCAGCGCGTGGAGGGCCAGTGCAA CCCCCTGTACGACCAGTACTGCAAGGACCACTTTGGCGACGGGCACTGCGACCAGGGCTGCAACAGCGCTGAGTGCGAGTGGGACGGGCTGGACTGCGCGGAGCACATGCCCGAGCGGCTGGCGGCCGGCGCGCTCGTGCTGGTGGTGCTGACCCCGCCCGCGCAGCTGCGCAACAACTCACTGCACTTCCTGCGGGAGCTCAGCCGCCTGCTGCACACCAACGTGGTGTTCAAGCGCGACGCCCATGGCCAGCCCATGATCTTCCCGTACTACGGCCACGAGGAGGAGCTGCGCAAACACCCCATCAAGCGCGCGGCCGACGGCTGGGCCGCGCCTGGGGCCCTGCTCGACCGAGTGGAGGCCGCCCTGCTCCCGCGCGGCGGGGCGGGCCGCCGGCGCAGGGAGCTGGACCCCATGGACATCCGCGG ATCTATCGTCTACCTGGAGATCGACAACCGGCAGTGTGTCCAGTCTTCCTCACAATGCTTCCAGAGCGCCACGGACGTGGCCGCCTTCCTGGGCGCGCTCGCCTCACTGGGGAGCCTCAACATCCCCTATAAGATCGAGGCCGTGCAGA GTGAGACCGTGgagccgcccccacccccgcagctGCACTTCATGTACGTGGCCGTGGCCGCCTTCGTGCTGCTCTTCTTCGTGGGCTGTGGGGTGCTGCTGTCCCGGAAGCGCCGGCGGCAGCATGGACAGCTCTGGTTCCCCGAAGGCTTCAAGGTTTCAGAGGCCAGCAAGAAGAAGCGGCGGGAGCCCCTCGGCGAGGACTCCGTGGGCCTCAA GCCCCTGAAGAACGCCTCAGATGGCGCTCTCATGGACGACAACCAGAATGAGTGGGGGGACGAGGACCTCGAGGCCAAGAAGTTCCGG TTCGAGGAGCCAGTGGTTCTTCCCGACCTGGACGACCAGACGGACCACCGGCAATGGACGCAGCAGCACCTGGACGCTGCCGACCTGCGTGTGTCGGCCATGGCCCCCACGCCACCCCAGGGCGAAGCCGACGCCGACTGCATGGACGTCAATGTCCGAGGGCCAG ACGGCTTCACGCCCCTCATGATCGCCTCCTGCAGCGGAGGGGGCCTGGAGACGGGCAACAGCGAGGAGGAGGAAGACGCGCCGGCCGTCATCTCCGACTTCATCTACCAGGGAGCCAGCCTGCACAACCAGACCGACCGCACTGGCGAGACCGCCCTGCACCTGGCTGCCCGCTACTCACGGTCTGACGCGGCCAAGCGCCTGCTGGAGGCCAGTGCGGACGCCAACATCCAGGACAACATGGGCCGCACCCCGCTGCACGCCGCCGTGTCTGCCGACGCACAGGGAGTCTTCCAG ATCCTCATCCGGAACCGGGCCACGGACCTGGACGCCCGTATGCACGACGGCACGACGCCGCTGATCCTAGCGGCCCGCCTGGCTGTCGAGGGCATGCTGGAAGACCTGATCAACTCGCACGCCGATGTCAATGCCGTGGACGACTTGG GCAAGTCTGCCCTGCACTGGGCCGCCGCCGTGAATAACGTGGAGGCTGCCATCGTGCTCCTGAAGAACGGGGCCAACAAAGACATGCAGAACAACAAG CTGTTGGACCCAGGCATTCCTGAGTCCCCTGCAG GAGGAGACACCCCTGTTCCTGGCTGCTCGGGAGGGCAGCTACGAGACAGCCAAGGTGCTGCTGGACCACTTCGCCAACCGGGACATCACAGACCACATGGACCGCCTGCCTCGCGACATCGCTCAGGAGCGTATGCACCACGACATCGTGCGGCTGCTGGATGA